The following nucleotide sequence is from Streptomyces brevispora.
TGGCCTCCGGATGGGGGGAGCCGGACGGTACGGGAAGCTTCGCACCCGCCGGGACGCCCGATTCCATGGCGCCGCAGCGCGGCCACAGCGCAGCGGACATCTATCTGGAGGTGCAGCGCAGCGATGCCTTCCAGGAAGTGCGGCGCCGGTACCGGCGCTTCGTCGTCCCCGCCACCCTCGCCTTCTTCGCCTGGTACCTCGCCTATGTGGTCCTGGCGGTCACCGCGCCCGACCTGATGGCCAGACCGGTGGCCGGGGCGGTCAACGTCGCCATGGTCGCGGGACTCGGTCAGTTCCTCACGACGTTCCTGCTCACCGGTGCGTACGCGCGGCACGCGCGGCTGCGCAGGGACCGGGCGGCGCTCGATCTGCGCTGGGAGACACAGGAGATGACACGGGGGTTCGGGCGTTGAGCGTGAATCACCAGGCCCTGGCGCTCCTGCTGTTCAGTGTCTTCATCGCCGTGACCCTCGGCATCACCACCTGGGCGAGCCGCAACCGGCACGGCTCGGCCGAGGAGTTCTACGCCGGTGGCCGGCTGTTCTCGCCCATGGAGAACGGTTTCGCCATCGCGGGCGACTACATGTCGGCCGCGTCC
It contains:
- a CDS encoding DUF485 domain-containing protein; the protein is MRVDDPWYDALASGWGEPDGTGSFAPAGTPDSMAPQRGHSAADIYLEVQRSDAFQEVRRRYRRFVVPATLAFFAWYLAYVVLAVTAPDLMARPVAGAVNVAMVAGLGQFLTTFLLTGAYARHARLRRDRAALDLRWETQEMTRGFGR